In Streptomyces sp. NBC_00878, a single window of DNA contains:
- the sufB gene encoding Fe-S cluster assembly protein SufB: MTLPIEETAHPELEGLGTYEYGWADSDVAGASAKRGINEDVVRDISSKKSEPEWMTKLRLKGLRLFEKKPMPNWGSDLSGIDFDNIKYFVRSTEKQAESWEDLPEDIKNTYDKLGIPEAEKQRLVAGVAAQYESEVVYHQIREDLEEQGVIFLDTDTALKEHPELFKEYFGTVIPVGDNKFASLNTAVWSGGSFIYVPKGVHVEIPLQAYFRINTENMGQFERTLIIVDEDAYVHYVEGCTAPIYKSDSLHSAVVEIIVKKGARCRYTTIQNWSNNVYNLVTKRAVAYEGATMEWVDGNIGSKVTMKYPAVYLMGEHAKGETLSIAFAGEGQHQDAGSKMVHMAPNTSSNIVSKSVARGGGRTSYRGLVEIGEGAHGSKSNVLCDALLVDTISRSDTYPYVDVREDDVSMGHEATVSKVSDDQLFYLMSRGMTEFEAMAMIVRGFVEPIAKELPMEYALELNRLIELQMEGAVG, encoded by the coding sequence ATGACGCTCCCCATTGAGGAGACTGCCCACCCCGAGCTCGAGGGTCTGGGTACGTACGAATACGGCTGGGCCGACTCCGACGTGGCCGGTGCCTCTGCCAAGCGCGGCATCAACGAGGACGTCGTCCGGGACATCTCTTCGAAGAAGAGCGAGCCGGAGTGGATGACCAAGCTCCGCCTCAAGGGCCTGCGCCTCTTCGAGAAGAAGCCCATGCCGAACTGGGGCTCGGACCTGTCGGGCATCGACTTCGACAACATCAAGTACTTCGTGCGCTCCACGGAGAAGCAGGCGGAGTCCTGGGAGGACCTGCCCGAGGACATCAAGAACACGTACGACAAGCTCGGCATCCCCGAGGCGGAGAAGCAGCGCCTCGTCGCCGGTGTCGCGGCCCAGTACGAGTCCGAGGTCGTCTACCACCAGATCCGTGAGGACCTGGAGGAGCAGGGCGTCATCTTCCTGGACACCGACACCGCGCTGAAGGAGCACCCGGAGCTCTTCAAGGAGTACTTCGGCACGGTCATCCCGGTCGGCGACAACAAGTTCGCGTCGCTGAACACCGCGGTGTGGTCCGGCGGCTCCTTCATCTACGTGCCGAAGGGCGTGCACGTCGAGATCCCGCTCCAGGCCTACTTCCGTATCAACACGGAGAACATGGGCCAGTTCGAGCGGACGCTGATCATCGTCGACGAGGACGCCTACGTCCACTACGTCGAGGGCTGCACGGCGCCGATCTACAAGTCGGACTCTCTGCACTCCGCGGTCGTCGAGATCATCGTGAAGAAGGGCGCCCGCTGCCGCTACACGACCATCCAGAACTGGTCGAACAACGTCTACAACCTGGTCACCAAGCGTGCCGTGGCCTACGAGGGCGCGACCATGGAGTGGGTCGACGGCAACATCGGCTCCAAGGTCACCATGAAGTACCCGGCCGTCTACCTGATGGGTGAGCACGCCAAGGGCGAGACCCTGTCCATCGCCTTCGCGGGCGAGGGCCAGCACCAGGACGCCGGCTCCAAGATGGTCCACATGGCGCCGAACACGTCCTCCAACATCGTGTCGAAGTCCGTGGCACGTGGTGGCGGCCGTACGTCCTACCGCGGTCTCGTCGAGATCGGCGAGGGCGCCCACGGCTCCAAGTCGAACGTGCTGTGCGACGCGCTGCTCGTCGACACCATCTCCCGCTCCGACACGTACCCGTACGTGGACGTCCGCGAGGACGACGTGTCCATGGGGCACGAGGCCACCGTCTCCAAGGTCAGTGACGACCAGCTCTTCTACCTGATGAGCCGGGGCATGACCGAGTTCGAGGCCATGGCCATGATCGTGCGCGGCTTCGTCGAGCCCATCGCGAAGGAGCTGCCCATGGAGTACGCCCTTGAGCTCAACCGGCTGATCGAGCTGCAGATGGAAGGTGCGGTCGGCTAA
- a CDS encoding ABC transporter permease: MYEPRPGAAPLPRMIAAQAALETRMLLRNGEQLLLTVIIPTLLLVLFSAVDIVDTGEGEAVDFLAPGILALAVMSTAFTGQAIATGFERRYGVLKRLASSPLPRWGLMAAKTLSVLVTEVLQVLLVTVIALALGWSPEGNPLAVLLLLLLGTAAFSGLGLLMAGTLKAEATLAAANLVFLLLLVGGGVIVPLDKFPDAAQDLLGLLPISALSDGLRDVLQHGAGMPWGNLGILAVWAVVGLAAAGKFFRWE; the protein is encoded by the coding sequence ATGTACGAGCCGAGGCCGGGGGCCGCCCCGCTCCCCCGCATGATCGCGGCGCAGGCGGCGCTGGAGACGAGGATGCTGCTGCGCAACGGCGAGCAGCTGCTCCTCACGGTGATCATCCCGACGCTGCTGCTGGTGCTGTTCAGCGCGGTGGACATCGTCGACACGGGTGAGGGCGAGGCGGTCGACTTCCTGGCGCCCGGCATTCTCGCGCTCGCCGTGATGTCGACGGCGTTCACCGGCCAGGCGATCGCCACGGGCTTCGAGCGGCGGTACGGCGTACTGAAGCGGCTCGCCTCCTCGCCGCTGCCGCGCTGGGGGCTGATGGCGGCCAAGACCCTCTCCGTCCTGGTCACCGAGGTCCTCCAGGTGCTCCTCGTGACGGTCATCGCCCTGGCGCTCGGCTGGTCGCCGGAGGGCAACCCGCTGGCCGTGCTGCTGCTCCTGCTCCTGGGTACGGCGGCCTTCTCGGGCCTCGGCCTGCTCATGGCGGGCACGCTGAAGGCGGAGGCCACGCTGGCCGCCGCGAACCTGGTCTTCCTGCTGCTGCTCGTCGGCGGCGGGGTCATCGTCCCGCTGGACAAGTTCCCGGACGCGGCCCAGGACCTGCTCGGCCTGCTGCCGATCTCGGCACTGTCGGACGGCTTGCGGGACGTGCTCCAGCACGGCGCCGGGATGCCGTGGGGAAACCTCGGGATCCTCGCCGTATGGGCGGTCGTGGGCCTCGCCGCCGCCGGGAAGTTCTTCCGCTGGGAGTGA
- the sufD gene encoding Fe-S cluster assembly protein SufD produces MAEAQNIPVGSTTAGQIAVAAESTVATRMSAPPSFDVADFPVPHGREEEWRFTPLERLRGLHDGTAIATGEGVKVDVQAPEGVTVETVAREDARLGRAGIPVDRVAAQAYSAFEQAGVITVPKETVLTEPIRIAVHGEGGVAYGHQVVELGAFAEAVVVIDHTGDAVLAANVEYVLGDGAKLTVVSVQDWDDKAVHVGQHNALIGRDATFKSFVVTFGGDLVRLHPRVAYAGTGGEAELFGLYFTDAGQHQEHRLLVDHNAPHCKSNVAYKGALQGEGAHAVWIGDVLIEATAEGTDTYEMNRNLVLTDGARVDSVPNLEIETGEIVGAGHASATGRFDDEQLFYLMARGIPAGEARRLVVRGFFAELVQQIGVDDIEERLLVKIDEELEASV; encoded by the coding sequence ATGGCTGAGGCTCAGAACATCCCCGTGGGCTCCACCACCGCGGGCCAGATCGCGGTGGCCGCCGAGTCGACCGTCGCCACGCGCATGAGCGCGCCCCCGTCCTTCGACGTGGCGGACTTCCCGGTCCCCCACGGCCGCGAGGAGGAATGGCGGTTCACCCCGCTGGAGCGCCTGCGCGGGCTGCACGACGGCACCGCGATCGCCACCGGCGAGGGCGTCAAGGTGGACGTCCAGGCCCCCGAGGGCGTCACCGTCGAGACCGTGGCCCGCGAGGACGCGCGCCTCGGCAGGGCGGGCATCCCCGTGGACCGCGTCGCCGCCCAGGCCTACTCGGCGTTCGAGCAGGCCGGCGTGATCACCGTCCCCAAGGAGACGGTCCTCACCGAGCCGATCCGGATCGCCGTGCACGGCGAGGGCGGTGTCGCCTACGGCCACCAGGTCGTGGAGCTCGGAGCCTTCGCCGAGGCCGTCGTCGTCATCGACCACACCGGTGACGCCGTGCTGGCCGCCAACGTCGAGTACGTGCTCGGCGACGGCGCCAAGCTCACCGTCGTCTCCGTCCAGGACTGGGACGACAAGGCCGTCCACGTCGGCCAGCACAACGCGCTGATCGGCCGCGACGCCACCTTCAAGTCCTTCGTGGTCACCTTCGGCGGCGACCTCGTACGCCTCCACCCGCGCGTCGCCTACGCCGGCACCGGCGGCGAGGCCGAGCTCTTCGGCCTGTACTTCACGGACGCCGGCCAGCACCAGGAGCACCGCCTCCTCGTCGACCACAACGCCCCGCACTGCAAGTCGAACGTCGCCTACAAGGGCGCGCTCCAGGGCGAGGGCGCCCACGCGGTATGGATCGGCGACGTCCTCATCGAGGCCACGGCCGAGGGCACGGACACGTACGAGATGAACCGGAACCTGGTTCTGACCGACGGCGCCCGCGTCGACTCCGTACCGAACCTGGAGATCGAGACCGGCGAGATCGTCGGCGCGGGGCACGCGAGTGCCACCGGCCGGTTCGACGACGAGCAGCTCTTCTACCTGATGGCCCGCGGCATCCCGGCCGGCGAGGCCCGCCGTCTGGTGGTCCGCGGCTTCTTCGCCGAGCTGGTCCAGCAGATCGGCGTCGACGACATCGAAGAGCGCCTTCTTGTGAAGATCGACGAGGAGCTGGAGGCGTCGGTCTGA
- a CDS encoding cysteine desulfurase, giving the protein MTQLPGLLTSNAQLLDEAIRKDFPILDRQVHDGQKLVYLDNAATSQKPRQVLDALNEYYERHNANVHRGVHVLAEEATALYEGARDKVAAFINAPSRDEVIFTKNASESLNLVANMLGWADEPYRVDHETEIVITEMEHHSNIVPWQLLAQRTGAKLKWFGLTDDGRLDLSNIDEIITEKTKIVSFVLVSNILGTVNPVEAIVRRAQEVGALVCIDASQAAPHMPLDVQALQADFVAFTGHKMCGPTGIGILWGRQELLEDLPPFLGGGEMIETVSMHSSTYAPAPHKFEAGTPPIAQAVGLGAAIDYLSAIGMDKILAHEHALTEYAVKRLLEVPDLRIIGPTTAEDRGAAISFTLGDIHPHDVGQVLDEQGIAVRVGHHCARPVCLRYGIPATTRASFYLYSTPSEIDALVDGLEHVRNFFG; this is encoded by the coding sequence GTGACACAGCTGCCGGGCCTCCTCACGAGTAACGCGCAACTACTTGACGAGGCGATCCGCAAGGACTTCCCCATCCTGGACCGTCAGGTCCACGACGGTCAGAAGCTCGTGTACCTGGACAACGCGGCGACCTCGCAGAAGCCGCGCCAGGTGCTGGACGCCCTGAACGAGTACTACGAGCGCCACAACGCCAACGTCCACCGCGGTGTGCATGTGCTCGCCGAGGAGGCCACGGCGCTGTACGAGGGAGCGCGCGACAAGGTCGCCGCGTTCATCAACGCGCCGAGCCGCGACGAGGTGATCTTCACGAAGAACGCCTCCGAGTCGCTCAACCTCGTGGCCAACATGCTCGGCTGGGCCGACGAGCCCTACCGCGTGGACCACGAGACCGAGATCGTCATCACGGAGATGGAGCACCACTCCAACATCGTGCCGTGGCAGCTGCTGGCGCAGCGCACGGGCGCGAAGCTGAAGTGGTTCGGCCTGACCGACGACGGCCGGCTCGACCTGTCCAACATCGACGAGATCATCACCGAGAAGACGAAGATCGTCTCCTTCGTGCTTGTATCGAACATCCTGGGCACGGTCAACCCGGTCGAGGCGATAGTGCGCCGCGCACAGGAGGTCGGTGCGCTGGTCTGCATCGACGCCTCGCAGGCCGCCCCGCACATGCCGCTGGACGTACAGGCCCTCCAGGCCGACTTCGTGGCCTTCACCGGCCACAAGATGTGCGGCCCGACCGGCATCGGCATTCTCTGGGGCCGTCAGGAGCTCCTGGAGGACCTGCCGCCGTTCCTCGGCGGCGGCGAGATGATCGAGACCGTGTCGATGCACTCGTCGACGTACGCGCCTGCCCCGCACAAGTTCGAGGCGGGCACCCCGCCGATCGCGCAGGCGGTCGGTCTTGGCGCGGCGATCGACTATCTCTCCGCGATCGGCATGGACAAGATCCTCGCCCATGAGCACGCGCTCACCGAGTACGCGGTGAAGCGGCTCCTGGAGGTTCCGGACCTGCGGATCATCGGCCCGACGACGGCCGAGGACCGCGGCGCGGCGATCTCGTTCACGCTGGGTGACATCCACCCGCACGACGTGGGCCAGGTTCTCGACGAGCAGGGCATCGCGGTCCGGGTCGGCCACCACTGCGCCCGCCCCGTCTGCCTGCGGTACGGAATTCCTGCGACCACGCGAGCGTCGTTCTATCTGTACTCCACGCCGTCCGAGATCGACGCACTGGTCGACGGCCTGGAGCACGTACGGAACTTCTTCGGCTGA
- a CDS encoding metalloregulator ArsR/SmtB family transcription factor: MKNVGEAPREELATGERSTRNRVARSILDHGPSTVTDLAGRLGLTQAAVRRHLDALASDDVVEAREQRVYGARTRGRPAKVFALTDCGRDAFDQSYDKLAADALRWIAEREGGDEALVAFARARMAAQADTYRKAVEAAAPEKRAEALAKALSVDGYAATARSAPVGEQLCQHHCPVAHVAEQFPQLCEAETEIFSQLLGTHVQRLATIAHGDGVCTTFIPKISQTDIHGHNASASTAGRNPA; the protein is encoded by the coding sequence GTGAAAAACGTTGGCGAGGCTCCGCGAGAGGAACTCGCGACCGGTGAGCGCTCCACGCGCAACCGCGTCGCGCGGTCCATCCTGGACCACGGCCCGTCGACCGTGACCGACCTCGCGGGACGGCTGGGCCTCACCCAGGCCGCCGTGCGACGTCACCTGGACGCGCTCGCTTCCGACGACGTGGTGGAGGCCCGCGAGCAGCGGGTCTACGGCGCTCGCACCCGCGGGCGGCCCGCCAAGGTGTTCGCCCTGACCGACTGCGGCCGGGACGCCTTCGACCAGTCCTACGACAAGCTCGCCGCCGACGCCCTGCGCTGGATCGCGGAGCGCGAGGGCGGGGACGAGGCCCTGGTGGCCTTCGCCCGCGCCCGGATGGCCGCCCAGGCCGACACGTACCGCAAGGCCGTCGAGGCCGCCGCGCCCGAGAAGCGCGCGGAAGCGCTGGCCAAGGCCCTGAGCGTGGACGGGTACGCTGCTACGGCGCGCAGCGCACCGGTCGGCGAGCAGCTCTGCCAGCACCACTGCCCGGTCGCCCATGTGGCCGAACAGTTCCCGCAACTCTGCGAGGCGGAGACCGAGATCTTCTCCCAGCTGCTCGGCACGCATGTCCAGCGGCTGGCCACCATCGCCCACGGCGACGGTGTCTGCACCACGTTCATCCCAAAGATTTCCCAAACCGATATTCACGGCCATAACGCATCTGCAAGTACCGCCGGGAGGAACCCCGCATGA
- a CDS encoding ABC transporter ATP-binding protein, translated as MGSETALPPPDHRPSTRRSAPHPLIEVQGLVKRYGRKTAVDGLDLVARAGITAVLGPNGAGKTTTVETCEGYHRPDSGTVRVLGLDPVRESSALRPRIGVMLQSGGVYSGARADEMLRHVAKLHAHPLDVDALMERLGLGSCGRTAYRRLSGGQQQRLALAMAVVGRPELVFLDEPTAGLDPQARRATWDLVRDLRADGVSVILTTHHMDEAEQLADDVAIIDAGRVIAKGSPDELCRGGAENTLRFSGRPGLDVASLLKALPADCTAAELTPGSYRVGGKVDPQLLATVTTWCAQHGVMPEKISVERHTLEDVFLELTGKELRG; from the coding sequence ATGGGAAGTGAGACCGCCCTCCCGCCACCCGACCACCGCCCCTCAACGAGGCGCTCCGCGCCGCACCCTCTTATTGAGGTCCAGGGCCTGGTGAAGCGGTACGGCAGGAAAACCGCGGTGGACGGCCTGGATCTGGTCGCCCGGGCGGGCATCACCGCAGTCCTCGGGCCCAACGGCGCCGGCAAGACGACCACCGTCGAGACCTGCGAGGGCTACCACAGACCGGACTCCGGAACGGTCCGGGTACTGGGCCTCGACCCGGTGCGCGAGTCCTCCGCCCTGCGCCCCCGCATCGGCGTGATGCTCCAGTCCGGCGGTGTCTACTCGGGCGCCCGCGCGGACGAGATGCTCCGCCACGTGGCCAAGCTGCACGCGCACCCGCTGGACGTGGACGCACTCATGGAGCGCCTGGGCCTCGGCAGCTGCGGCCGGACGGCGTACCGGCGGCTGTCGGGCGGCCAGCAGCAGCGCCTCGCGCTCGCCATGGCCGTGGTCGGCCGCCCCGAACTGGTCTTCCTCGACGAACCGACCGCCGGTCTCGACCCGCAGGCCCGCCGGGCCACCTGGGACCTCGTACGCGATCTGCGCGCCGACGGCGTCTCGGTCATCCTGACCACGCACCACATGGACGAGGCGGAGCAGCTCGCCGACGACGTGGCGATCATCGACGCGGGCCGGGTCATAGCGAAGGGCTCCCCCGACGAACTCTGCCGCGGCGGCGCCGAGAACACCCTGCGCTTCTCCGGCCGCCCCGGCCTCGACGTGGCCTCCCTCCTCAAGGCCCTCCCGGCGGACTGCACGGCGGCCGAGCTGACGCCGGGCTCGTACCGCGTGGGCGGCAAGGTCGACCCGCAGCTGCTCGCGACCGTCACCACCTGGTGCGCCCAGCACGGGGTGATGCCGGAGAAGATCTCGGTCGAGCGGCACACCCTGGAGGATGTCTTCCTGGAGCTCACCGGTAAGGAGTTGCGCGGATGA
- a CDS encoding nucleotidyltransferase domain-containing protein has product MTRSDATDRLLDRFRTELRDLTPLAVWAHGSLGGGDYQEGRSDLDLIVVLDDPITARTVWRVARLHARLRAEPLVGKLHCSYLTPGTAAGAERRHLTWAHEQLFKRTVTPVTRRELHTFGLVLEGEPPGSLLPPVTDANLAEFVVRDQRDFWRRQVDRADNWTQDVWVDLGLVTHARAAATLKDGRLITKREALDLLPGLGAPVEVVEDVRRRRYEEPGAPVEEPRVPVPVPAQEWTARRAELTRGYLGPAIDRLVAVAAYE; this is encoded by the coding sequence ATGACACGCAGCGACGCGACCGACCGGCTCCTCGACCGCTTCCGGACCGAACTGCGCGACCTCACCCCCCTCGCCGTGTGGGCACACGGCTCGCTCGGCGGGGGCGACTACCAGGAGGGTCGCAGCGACCTGGACCTGATCGTGGTCCTGGACGACCCGATCACGGCGAGGACGGTCTGGCGGGTGGCCCGGCTGCACGCCCGCCTGCGTGCAGAACCGCTTGTCGGCAAGCTGCACTGCAGCTATCTGACGCCCGGCACGGCGGCCGGTGCCGAGCGGCGGCACCTCACATGGGCGCACGAGCAGCTCTTCAAACGGACGGTCACGCCGGTGACCCGGCGCGAGCTGCACACCTTCGGACTGGTCCTGGAGGGGGAGCCGCCCGGGAGTCTGCTGCCGCCGGTGACGGACGCCAACCTCGCCGAGTTCGTCGTACGGGACCAGCGGGACTTCTGGCGGCGGCAGGTGGACCGGGCCGACAACTGGACGCAGGACGTCTGGGTGGACCTGGGGCTCGTCACCCACGCCCGTGCCGCGGCCACGCTGAAGGACGGGCGGCTGATCACCAAGCGGGAGGCACTCGACCTGCTGCCCGGTCTCGGTGCCCCGGTAGAGGTGGTCGAGGACGTCAGGAGACGGCGGTACGAGGAGCCGGGGGCACCGGTTGAGGAGCCGCGGGTACCGGTGCCGGTGCCGGCCCAAGAGTGGACGGCCCGCAGAGCGGAGTTGACCCGCGGCTACCTCGGCCCGGCGATCGACCGACTGGTGGCCGTGGCCGCGTACGAATGA
- a CDS encoding heme A synthase produces the protein MEPVPNVTRADAAQAVRNPLAFIAERWTPSPRTVQRAALAALVMAVLIVVTGGAVRLTGSGLGCPTWPKCTDDSLTTTSAMGVHGVIEFGNRMLTYVLCAAVGWAIIAARSQTPYRRSLTRLGWAQFWVVMSNAVLGGVVVLVGLNPYTVAAHFLLSTALIAVATVMWQRTREGDAAPRPLVGKPVRQMAWVLVAVTLLLIAVGTVVTGAGPHAGDSSEVERIPLNWENVTKLHAVLAWIVVTLTFALWFVLRAVDAPEGPLHRTRDLFLVLLAQGGIGYVQYFTDLPEVLVGLHMFGSCLVWIATLRVLLTLRERPEVVVDLPAQSTRSSLTRA, from the coding sequence ATGGAGCCCGTGCCAAACGTGACCCGAGCCGATGCCGCTCAAGCCGTGCGCAACCCGCTCGCCTTCATCGCCGAACGCTGGACCCCGTCGCCCCGGACGGTCCAGCGCGCCGCCCTCGCCGCACTCGTCATGGCGGTACTGATCGTGGTCACCGGAGGTGCCGTCCGGCTGACGGGCTCGGGGCTCGGCTGCCCGACCTGGCCCAAGTGCACCGACGACTCGCTCACCACCACGAGCGCGATGGGCGTGCACGGCGTGATCGAGTTCGGCAACCGCATGCTGACGTACGTCCTGTGTGCCGCGGTCGGCTGGGCGATCATCGCCGCACGCTCGCAGACGCCCTACCGGCGCAGCCTCACACGGCTCGGCTGGGCGCAGTTCTGGGTCGTCATGAGCAACGCGGTCCTCGGCGGCGTCGTCGTCCTCGTGGGCCTCAACCCGTATACGGTCGCCGCCCACTTCCTCCTCTCCACCGCCCTGATCGCCGTCGCCACCGTGATGTGGCAGCGCACCCGCGAGGGCGACGCCGCCCCGCGTCCGCTGGTCGGCAAGCCGGTGCGGCAGATGGCGTGGGTCCTCGTCGCCGTCACCCTCCTGCTGATCGCGGTGGGGACGGTCGTCACCGGCGCGGGCCCGCACGCCGGCGATTCGAGCGAGGTCGAGCGCATCCCGCTGAACTGGGAGAACGTCACCAAGCTGCATGCCGTACTGGCCTGGATCGTGGTGACGCTGACCTTCGCCCTGTGGTTCGTCCTCAGGGCCGTCGACGCGCCCGAGGGTCCCCTGCACCGCACCCGCGACCTCTTCCTGGTCCTCCTCGCACAGGGCGGCATCGGGTACGTCCAGTACTTCACCGACCTTCCGGAGGTCCTGGTCGGCCTCCACATGTTCGGCTCCTGCCTCGTGTGGATCGCCACACTCCGCGTCCTGCTGACCCTGCGGGAACGGCCGGAGGTCGTGGTGGACCTGCCCGCCCAGTCGACGCGGTCGTCGCTCACGCGCGCGTGA
- a CDS encoding bifunctional 3-phenylpropionate/cinnamic acid dioxygenase ferredoxin subunit, which produces MADSLTFLRACGLSELEEDTPKRVELDGTPVSVVRTEGEVFAINDICSHANVSLSEGEVEDCQIECWLHGSSFDLRTGKPSGLPATRPVPVYPVKIEGDDVLVSLTQES; this is translated from the coding sequence ATGGCTGACTCTTTGACGTTCCTGCGCGCCTGCGGGCTGAGCGAGCTGGAGGAGGACACCCCGAAGCGGGTGGAACTCGACGGCACGCCGGTCTCGGTCGTCCGTACCGAGGGCGAGGTGTTCGCGATCAACGACATCTGCTCGCACGCGAACGTCTCGCTCTCCGAGGGCGAGGTGGAGGACTGTCAGATCGAGTGCTGGCTGCACGGCTCCAGCTTCGACCTCCGCACCGGCAAACCGTCCGGCCTCCCCGCGACGCGCCCCGTCCCCGTATATCCCGTAAAGATCGAAGGGGACGACGTGCTCGTCTCCCTCACCCAGGAGTCCTGA
- the sufC gene encoding Fe-S cluster assembly ATPase SufC, protein MATLEIHDLHVTVEADNATKEILKGVDLTVKQGETHAIMGPNGSGKSTLAYSLAGHPKYTITGGTVTLDGENVLEMTVDERARAGLFLAMQYPVEVPGVSVSNFLRTSATAIRGEAPKLRTWVKEVKGAMERLNMDPAFAERNVNEGFSGGEKKRHEILQLELLKPKIAILDETDSGLDVDALRVVSEGVNRVRETGEVGTLLITHYTRILRYIKPDYVHVFSGGRIVESGGAELADKLENEGYEAYTTKGGVSA, encoded by the coding sequence ATGGCAACGCTTGAAATCCACGACCTGCACGTCACCGTCGAGGCCGACAACGCCACGAAGGAGATCCTCAAGGGCGTCGACCTGACCGTGAAGCAGGGCGAGACGCACGCCATCATGGGCCCGAACGGCTCCGGCAAGTCGACCCTCGCCTACTCGCTCGCGGGCCACCCGAAGTACACGATCACCGGCGGCACCGTCACCCTCGACGGCGAGAACGTCCTGGAGATGACCGTCGACGAGCGCGCCCGCGCGGGCCTGTTCCTGGCGATGCAGTACCCGGTCGAGGTCCCCGGCGTCTCGGTCTCCAACTTCCTGCGCACCTCCGCCACCGCGATCCGCGGCGAGGCCCCCAAGCTGCGTACGTGGGTGAAGGAGGTCAAGGGGGCCATGGAGCGCCTCAACATGGACCCGGCCTTCGCCGAGCGCAACGTGAACGAGGGCTTCTCCGGCGGTGAGAAGAAGCGCCACGAGATCCTCCAGCTGGAGCTCCTCAAGCCGAAGATCGCGATTCTCGACGAGACCGACTCCGGCCTGGACGTCGACGCCCTGCGTGTCGTCTCCGAGGGCGTGAACCGGGTCCGCGAGACCGGCGAGGTCGGCACCCTGCTGATCACGCACTACACGCGCATCCTGCGCTACATCAAGCCCGACTACGTCCACGTCTTCTCCGGCGGCCGGATCGTCGAGTCCGGCGGCGCCGAGCTCGCCGACAAGCTGGAGAACGAGGGCTACGAGGCGTACACCACGAAGGGTGGCGTATCCGCGTGA
- a CDS encoding aminoglycoside N(3)-acetyltransferase has product MPTPPPTGPLVTRATLATDLRALGVRPGETLLAHSSLRSLGWVNGGAIAVVQGLLDALGPDGTLVVPTQSGGLSDPALWTSPPVPEEWWETIRDTMPGYDPLVTPTRGVGVVPETVRTWPGALRSAHPQTSFAAVGPRAAKIVEDHAPDCRLGELSPLARLEAMGARVLLLGAGYDSCTSFHLAEYRIPSPRVAVGRPVRTAEGSRWEVVTEVSISSEQFDELGADFERDRPVVRGLVGAADTRLFSVADAVAYAERWLELHRSREEWATTDDAPAPRRT; this is encoded by the coding sequence ATGCCGACACCCCCTCCGACCGGCCCTCTCGTCACGCGCGCCACCCTCGCCACGGACCTGCGCGCGCTCGGCGTACGCCCCGGCGAGACCCTCCTCGCGCACTCGTCGCTCCGTTCCCTCGGCTGGGTGAACGGCGGCGCCATCGCAGTCGTCCAGGGGCTGCTCGACGCGCTCGGTCCGGACGGCACACTCGTGGTCCCCACCCAGTCCGGCGGCCTCTCCGACCCGGCGCTGTGGACCAGCCCGCCCGTGCCCGAGGAGTGGTGGGAGACCATCCGCGACACGATGCCGGGGTACGACCCCCTCGTCACGCCTACGCGCGGGGTGGGCGTGGTCCCGGAGACCGTACGCACCTGGCCGGGCGCCCTGCGCAGCGCGCACCCGCAGACCTCGTTCGCGGCCGTCGGACCGCGCGCGGCGAAGATCGTCGAGGACCACGCCCCGGACTGCCGCCTCGGCGAGCTCAGCCCACTCGCCCGCCTTGAGGCAATGGGCGCCCGCGTCCTGCTGCTCGGCGCGGGCTACGACTCCTGCACCAGCTTCCACCTCGCCGAATACCGGATTCCCTCCCCGCGTGTCGCGGTGGGCCGGCCGGTCCGTACGGCCGAAGGTTCCCGCTGGGAGGTCGTCACGGAGGTCTCGATCAGCTCGGAGCAGTTCGACGAACTGGGCGCCGACTTCGAACGGGACCGTCCCGTCGTACGGGGTCTGGTGGGCGCGGCCGACACCCGGCTGTTCTCCGTGGCCGACGCCGTGGCGTACGCGGAGCGGTGGCTCGAACTGCACCGCTCACGCGAGGAATGGGCCACCACGGACGACGCGCCCGCCCCGCGCCGCACGTGA